In Buteo buteo chromosome 16, bButBut1.hap1.1, whole genome shotgun sequence, the DNA window AAACAGATGTTCTTGAGAAAGTCAAAAGAGACATTTGGTTAACTCTGGGATGACAAAGGGCAAAACATGGACTGTTTCTTCAGAATCAGAAAGAATCACAAATATCTGAACCGAATAATCTGCTCCATGATACCAGTCTccaaaaaacaaagacaaagcgCTGTTGGCAGCTTCATGGTAAGCTATGACAAGACTGCCTGAATGAAGGCATTGGCTTCCAGTTCAGGTAGATAACATGACTGATTGTTACCATGGGAATGAAATTGGTACAAGGAGATGAACACAAAGAATTCTTCATTGGGAACAAAACCACACGAACGACAATTTATGACCTCTACCTTCTCCATCTGGGTAACATCCACTATTGTTCCTGTTACTCAAGTCCTTTTGTGTTGCGCTTTCTCAGTGTGCCTGTTTCATCTGAATGACTggccttttgctttttcagtgctgcgttttcattttctgactCCACAGATGGGTCCTCTTGGGTTGACTCTTCTGCTTCACTGCAGCTCTCAGAGAGGAATCCAGCATTCTCCGCTATGACAGCAGGGTCGTCATCATCGTAGCAACAGCAGCACTCCTCAGTGCTTTGGCTGTGATGAAGGTCCCTCTCCTCTTCACTGATGCCAGTTACCTCATCCTTTTTCTGCATTAAATCATGACTGTCTCTTCCCATGGGGAGATCAGTTAGCAGAGTTTCATTGCACAGATGCTCCTCATCTTCCATGCCCTCCATTCTTTCTGccagctcttctgcagaggGCTGGCTCAGGTCAGGGTAATCTACAAGGATCGTGTCCTGTTTGCGCTTGAAGCGATCAGAATTGTCATAGACAGGATAGGTCTCTTCTGGATAACCTTAGGAATAAAGTGATATGCAGCTTGAAGCGTCACCAGTATTTAAAAGTAGTGCCAACTTCAGTGATGGATGCACAAGTTTGTTAGAACAGTTTTTAGCACTGCCAGTATAACTGTCATCTATTTAATGTCAGGTATATGTCACAGTATTAAATCCATGGCAAGAATGTGCAAAACATGACTTCTTGGGAGATGATGAGAAAACTCCGCTTATTTTTAGGGAGCCAGGATAAAGCGTGACTTTAAGGAGTGAATATCTGAGCTTTGCTGAAAGCTATGGGAGCTAACAGGTGAAAATTGCATGTCTTAGATCTTCAAATAGatcacatttttttgtttgtttctgtttacaGATTGACTGATTCAGGTTTTGAAGACTTTTGCTATAAACAGCATTATTTATAAAGTTGAAAAAACAGGTATGTCAATGactctgcatttcattttagaaaatgcatCATGAGCTTGACTTAAGAAAACAGAGCTCAAGGCCACCATTTATGCTTTATGTTTTGGATCATTTTTGAAAGCTTCTTAAAGAACAAGGAATTAAGTCTGCATTTAAAGTTATGATAGTGAGCAGTTCAACTAGGATATCTTGAAAACACATTTATGTATCAAGTAAACGCCAAGGAATGGAAAggacattaaaataaagaattcttAAAAGAGACTTCCTGGAGTTTACTTTACAACACTGGAGCAAACAAAGAATGACTAATCAAAAGTAAAAACTGTAAATTATCCAAAACGTATTGATTCTGATTTCCAAGGGTTTTAGGATTTTGCATGAAATCTAGGCcagcaaagaaagggaaagatatAAACCTACAGCAGCCAAGACCCAGCAGCAGATAGAGCATATGTGAATATTCATATGCCACTTTTGGCAGCAGATGCTAGTGTAGTGTTTACACTGAAGGGAATGCTGGATGCctcaaaatctattttctttctgttatggTTGGGAAATCAGACTGCCTCTTGCAAAGTTTTGAACACTGACTTCCGAAAAGGACGGATAAAGTTAACAAAAATTTTGAAAGGATCTGAACACGTAATCCTTATTCCATTTTTCTCATCAGGGTAATGGTAAGAAAAGCTCTTGCTTACCTTCCCAGTCCTCCATGTAAGGAGCTTCTTCAGCTTCCTTCTCAGGAGAGATGCCATCTatgaattttccttctttcataaCTCTAGTAATTTCTCGGAGTTGCTGAAGTAACCTTTTTTCCTGGTCTGTTGTAACATTTTGAGTCCTGCTAGAAAATATTAGACACCAGAATTCAGTCCACTATTATTACAAACTATTAACAGAGTTTGAATCCAACTGTTTGGTCCATCCCAGCAGCACAGTCTGAAGAAACCTGGCTGCAGTATGATCACTATTCAACACCTCCATGTGGTCTGCACTTCAGCTTGATACAAAGGTTTATCCATTTATCCAGAAAGCCTGCAAACTTAAACAGGTAAAGGAAGGAAGTATAGACAATGTGAGAGCAAGGTGGAAGTGACACACAAGCAAAAGTTATGGTACAAAAGTCACTACAGAAATTTCTGGCCTTTAAAAGAGTGTTAGGTGAGAATTAGAGGGCCAAGCCTTCTTTGAAGCAGTataagaaaatgtaattcagaATCTATGCTACATTTAAAACAACTTGTGGCGCTGATCAAAATCTCTCACACAGACATTAGTCTCAAGAGTCTAATGATCCCTAATTATGACCATTAAAGGTAATAAATTTGCAAGGCCTCATTAAGAAATGTCAGTTGGACAGATCATCATGTTGTTATAGAGTCAACAATGCTGCCTGgtgaggaggtggggaagaagcaggaaggaagatttaaaaatgagaagaagGTATTACATTTAACTTTTTAACTTGCCCTTTAGAATCAGAGGGAGACTGGGAGAGGACTGAGATTTTTATCAGATTAAAAGCAAACTATAATTTTGTCTGGTTCTACACTGCTGATTCTAGTAATTACTACTGCTCAGGTAATGCAATTACTTACTGCTGTTAAC includes these proteins:
- the RIC3 gene encoding protein RIC-3 isoform X3 gives rise to the protein MAYSTCCRVAVVSCLVLCVSLLLPRTFLSRGGGRQEPGAAPLAAPAPPEGKLGRFPPRMHYQATPDSRAAPHFPRSHLAEAVAKAKAGGGSGGSAGGTGRGLVGQIIPIYGFGIFLYILYILFKLASKGRTTAGERKCPTAAPGNLKRKITDYELTQLQEKLRETEEAMEKLINRVGPNCDRTQNVTTDQEKRLLQQLREITRVMKEGKFIDGISPEKEAEEAPYMEDWEGYPEETYPVYDNSDRFKRKQDTILVDYPDLSQPSAEELAERMEGMEDEEHLCNETLLTDLPMGRDSHDLMQKKDEVTGISEEERDLHHSQSTEECCCCYDDDDPAVIAENAGFLSESCSEAEESTQEDPSVESENENAALKKQKASHSDETGTLRKRNTKGLE
- the RIC3 gene encoding protein RIC-3 isoform X1; the protein is MAYSTCCRVAVVSCLVLCVSLLLPRTFLSRGGGRQEPGAAPLAAPAPPEGKLGRFPPRMHYQATPDSRAAPHFPRSHLAEAVAKAKAGGGSGGSAGGTGRGLVGQIIPIYGFGIFLYILYILFKLASKGRTTAGERKCPTAAPGNLKRKITDYELTQLQEKLRETEEAMEKLINRVGPNCDRKPTIPTLPLCTVRYLEDNDRTQNVTTDQEKRLLQQLREITRVMKEGKFIDGISPEKEAEEAPYMEDWEGYPEETYPVYDNSDRFKRKQDTILVDYPDLSQPSAEELAERMEGMEDEEHLCNETLLTDLPMGRDSHDLMQKKDEVTGISEEERDLHHSQSTEECCCCYDDDDPAVIAENAGFLSESCSEAEESTQEDPSVESENENAALKKQKASHSDETGTLRKRNTKGLE
- the RIC3 gene encoding protein RIC-3 isoform X2 — encoded protein: MAYSTCCRVAVVSCLVLCVSLLLPRTFLSRGGGRQEPGAAPLAAPAPPEGKLGRFPPRMHYQATPDSRAAPHFPRSHLAEAVAKAKAGGGSGGSAGGTGRGLVGQIIPIYGFGIFLYILYILFKLASKGRTTAGERKCPTAAPGNLKRKITDYELTQLQEKLRETEEAMEKLINRVGPNCDSRTQNVTTDQEKRLLQQLREITRVMKEGKFIDGISPEKEAEEAPYMEDWEGYPEETYPVYDNSDRFKRKQDTILVDYPDLSQPSAEELAERMEGMEDEEHLCNETLLTDLPMGRDSHDLMQKKDEVTGISEEERDLHHSQSTEECCCCYDDDDPAVIAENAGFLSESCSEAEESTQEDPSVESENENAALKKQKASHSDETGTLRKRNTKGLE